The bacterium genome includes a region encoding these proteins:
- a CDS encoding DegT/DnrJ/EryC1/StrS family aminotransferase — protein sequence MAREAPVREIRYKPVMTDEMIDAATRVLRSGKYIRSFPLEESEGKRFEDEFCAYIGAPHAVNVSSGTAAMHIALLAIGVGPGDEVITVPNTFSSVADVIILCGAKPVLVDVEPDTYNMNVAQVEAAITPRTKAIMPVHMNGHPVDMDPLMAIARKHGLKVMEDVCHAAGAKYKGRYLGTFGNAGCFSFVQNKCISVGGEGGMMVTSDARVWETAMMLCNHGRGRRWFEGHKAYHIYRAQQIEMVGYNYRQNELHSAIGRIQLKYLDGWNARRRENAALYGTLLSRFRHDLTLPAAKPYAEHAMMRFVAQTPRRDELRAHLESRGIHVMVEYGTPIHLDHAYQPHCGAPEGTFPVTERLAQTILTLPCYQTLDANDIGYVAEAIRQFYSE from the coding sequence ATGGCGCGCGAGGCACCCGTCCGAGAGATCCGCTACAAACCCGTCATGACCGACGAGATGATCGACGCGGCGACCCGTGTGCTGCGAAGCGGCAAGTATATTCGCAGCTTCCCGCTCGAAGAGTCCGAGGGCAAGCGGTTCGAAGACGAGTTCTGCGCCTATATCGGCGCGCCGCATGCCGTCAACGTGTCGAGCGGCACCGCGGCGATGCACATCGCGCTGCTGGCGATCGGCGTCGGCCCCGGCGACGAGGTCATCACGGTCCCGAACACGTTCTCCTCGGTCGCCGACGTGATCATCCTCTGCGGCGCCAAGCCGGTGCTCGTCGACGTCGAGCCGGACACCTACAACATGAACGTCGCCCAGGTCGAGGCCGCGATCACGCCGCGGACCAAGGCGATCATGCCCGTGCACATGAACGGGCATCCGGTCGACATGGACCCGCTGATGGCGATCGCGCGCAAGCACGGCCTCAAAGTGATGGAGGACGTCTGCCACGCGGCCGGCGCGAAATACAAGGGCCGGTATCTCGGGACGTTCGGCAACGCCGGCTGTTTTTCGTTCGTGCAGAACAAGTGCATCTCGGTCGGCGGCGAGGGCGGCATGATGGTGACCTCCGACGCCCGCGTCTGGGAGACCGCGATGATGCTGTGCAACCACGGCCGCGGCCGCCGGTGGTTCGAGGGCCACAAGGCCTACCATATCTACCGCGCCCAGCAGATCGAGATGGTCGGCTACAACTACCGGCAGAACGAGCTCCATTCGGCGATCGGCCGCATCCAGCTCAAGTATCTCGACGGCTGGAACGCGCGCCGGCGCGAGAACGCCGCGCTCTACGGCACGCTGCTGAGCCGGTTCCGCCACGACCTGACCCTCCCGGCCGCGAAGCCCTACGCGGAGCATGCGATGATGCGGTTCGTGGCGCAGACGCCCCGGCGCGACGAGCTGCGCGCCCATCTCGAATCCCGCGGCATCCACGTCATGGTGGAGTACGGAACGCCGATTCATCTCGATCACGCCTACCAGCCGCACTGCGGAGCGCCGGAGGGGACGTTCCCCGTCACGGAGCGGCTCGCGCAGACGATCCTGACGTTGCCCTGCTACCAGACGCTCGACGCCAACGATATCGGCTACGTCGCGGAGGCCATCCGGCAGTTCTACAGTGAATAA
- a CDS encoding DegT/DnrJ/EryC1/StrS family aminotransferase: MKYRCLWTPFDAEMRDAMLRPTPGPVYYDGPEVEALEREAAAYLGVARGVGVSSGTTALYLAMLAMGIGPGDEVVCAANGYLSGPECAIHAGAKPVYCDVLEATANMDARTVEPVLSPRTKAIVAVHLYGHPVDMDPLMELARRRGIFVIEDLAHAFGGRYKGRPLGSIGDASFTSFARKGVTVAGQGGMAFTSEPEWAHRMSLLRRHGWERGHAYRSRLSLVGFNHTLSESLAAVGRVSLSRLDRYNAVRRENARRYTAGLTARGLGAAVPVEMPWASHAWLHYVIRVPRRDGLIAFLSERGIGAGIHYKHPVYREPAYVARTGEDPGPRPVTDRIVTEIVTLPSHPDMGDGIDYVLDQVAEFYGGRLDAAGEPAAAAR; encoded by the coding sequence GTGAAGTACCGCTGTCTGTGGACACCGTTCGACGCCGAGATGCGGGACGCGATGCTGCGTCCCACGCCGGGTCCCGTGTACTACGACGGCCCGGAGGTCGAGGCGCTCGAGCGTGAAGCCGCGGCCTACCTCGGCGTCGCGCGGGGCGTGGGGGTCTCGTCGGGCACCACGGCCCTGTACCTGGCGATGCTGGCGATGGGCATCGGCCCCGGAGACGAGGTCGTGTGCGCCGCCAACGGCTACCTGTCCGGGCCGGAGTGCGCGATTCACGCCGGCGCCAAGCCGGTGTACTGCGACGTGCTCGAGGCGACCGCCAACATGGACGCGCGCACGGTGGAGCCGGTGCTGTCCCCGCGCACGAAGGCGATCGTGGCCGTCCACCTCTACGGGCATCCGGTCGACATGGACCCGCTCATGGAGCTCGCGCGGCGGCGCGGCATCTTCGTCATCGAAGACCTGGCGCACGCGTTCGGCGGGCGCTACAAGGGCCGGCCGCTCGGCTCGATCGGGGACGCGAGCTTCACCAGCTTCGCGCGAAAAGGCGTGACGGTCGCGGGGCAGGGCGGCATGGCGTTCACGTCCGAGCCGGAGTGGGCCCACCGGATGTCGCTGCTGCGGCGGCACGGCTGGGAGCGCGGGCACGCCTACCGCAGCCGGCTCAGCCTGGTGGGATTCAATCACACCCTGAGCGAGTCGCTCGCCGCGGTCGGCCGCGTGTCGCTGTCCCGGCTCGATCGGTATAACGCCGTCCGCCGCGAGAACGCGCGCCGGTACACCGCGGGCCTCACGGCGCGCGGGCTCGGCGCGGCCGTCCCGGTGGAGATGCCGTGGGCCTCGCACGCGTGGCTGCATTACGTGATCCGCGTGCCGCGCCGCGACGGCCTCATCGCCTTTCTATCAGAACGCGGCATCGGGGCCGGCATCCACTACAAGCACCCGGTATACCGCGAGCCCGCGTACGTCGCGCGCACCGGCGAGGATCCGGGGCCGCGGCCCGTCACGGACCGCATCGTGACGGAGATCGTCACCCTGCCGTCTCACCCCGACATGGGCGACGGGATCGACTACGTCCTCGACCAGGTCGCAGAGTTCTACGGCGGGCGCCTGGACGCGGCGGGCGAACCGGCCGCCGCGGCACGGTAG
- a CDS encoding amidase — protein sequence MAVDLAYTSLTELGRLLDARKVSPVEIVRAALERIERYNGRLAGYITVCGEAALAAARRAEQEITGGGGRRTRLHGLPIAHKDISLTKGVRTTAHSRCLIEHVPDRDATHVRRLAEAGMIMLGKTNTTEFACGTMDLFGIARNPWDLSRYTGGSSAGSASALAAGMAPAATGSDTGGSIRVPASFCGIVGLKPTYGRVSRYGLIPLSWSMDHVGPMARTVADCALLLNTMAGHDPLDPTSARTPVPDFTDGLDAGVRGMVLGVPKQHFYERLEPEVDAAARAALRHLEGEGARLEPVDLPLVGHIAGPGGILIMAEAYGLHARQLRERAADYGDRTRRRIASGACYTSGEYEAATRVRVAWTRQAARALERVDAIVTPTLPHAAFTVEVQKAGEPPDTSWGTRHFNLSGHPALTLPCGFTAAGLPIGMQLAGRYFDETTLFRIAHAYERSTPWHGRRPAVGEAVS from the coding sequence ATGGCCGTCGATCTCGCGTACACCTCGCTCACGGAGCTTGGGCGCCTGCTCGACGCCCGCAAGGTCTCCCCGGTGGAGATCGTGCGGGCGGCGCTCGAGCGGATCGAGCGGTACAACGGCCGTCTCGCCGGCTACATCACCGTCTGCGGCGAGGCGGCGCTGGCCGCGGCCCGCCGGGCCGAGCAGGAGATCACCGGCGGAGGCGGCCGCCGCACGCGGCTGCACGGCCTGCCGATCGCGCACAAGGACATCAGCCTGACCAAGGGCGTCCGCACGACCGCGCACTCGCGCTGTCTGATCGAGCACGTGCCCGATCGCGACGCCACCCACGTCCGGCGCCTCGCCGAGGCCGGCATGATCATGCTCGGCAAGACGAACACCACCGAGTTCGCGTGCGGCACGATGGACCTGTTCGGGATCGCGCGGAACCCCTGGGACCTGAGCCGCTACACCGGCGGGTCGAGCGCCGGGTCCGCCAGCGCGCTCGCGGCGGGGATGGCGCCCGCGGCCACCGGCTCGGACACGGGCGGCTCGATCCGGGTGCCGGCGAGCTTCTGCGGCATCGTCGGGCTCAAGCCCACCTACGGGCGCGTGAGCCGGTACGGCCTCATTCCGCTGAGCTGGAGCATGGATCACGTCGGGCCGATGGCTCGCACGGTGGCCGACTGCGCGCTCTTGTTGAACACGATGGCGGGCCACGATCCGCTGGACCCCACCAGCGCGCGAACGCCCGTCCCGGATTTCACCGATGGACTGGACGCCGGGGTGCGCGGGATGGTGCTCGGCGTCCCCAAGCAGCACTTCTATGAGAGGCTCGAGCCGGAGGTCGACGCCGCCGCGCGCGCGGCGCTCCGGCACCTCGAGGGGGAGGGCGCCCGGCTCGAGCCGGTCGACCTGCCGCTCGTCGGCCACATCGCCGGACCGGGCGGCATCCTTATCATGGCCGAGGCCTACGGCCTGCACGCCCGACAGCTGCGCGAGCGCGCCGCGGACTACGGCGACCGCACCCGGCGGCGCATCGCGTCGGGCGCCTGCTACACGAGCGGGGAGTACGAGGCGGCGACGCGCGTTCGCGTGGCCTGGACCCGGCAGGCGGCGCGGGCGCTCGAGCGGGTGGACGCCATCGTAACGCCGACGCTGCCGCATGCGGCGTTTACCGTCGAGGTGCAGAAGGCCGGGGAGCCGCCCGACACGAGCTGGGGCACCCGCCATTTCAACCTGTCGGGGCACCCGGCGCTCACGCTGCCGTGCGGTTTCACCGCGGCCGGGCTGCCGATCGGCATGCAGCTCGCGGGCCGCTATTTCGACGAGACGACGCTGTTCCGGATCGCGCACGCCTACGAGCGCTCGACGCCGTGGCACGGCCGTCGCCCGGCGGTTGGGGAGGCGGTGTCATGA
- a CDS encoding C-terminal binding protein, producing the protein MTGTSWFCIRTESRRLPSYDIRVERKILEAKGARVESIDMDDPEAFDRAAPLVDAVLHSRGVLDAARIDRLSRCRIIAHYGTGVDRVDVAAATARGIWVTNGPRYAVDEVSSHAIALLLAVARKIVAADRAVRAGAWHIKPIVPLHRIAGRTLGLLGFGNIARATGRKGRALGLEVIAYDPYLDASVFRDEGVRAVDLRACLAEADMLSIHLPLTEETRGIISREALGLMKPGAVLVNTSRGPVVDEAALVEALRSGRLAGAGLDVFEQEPLRTDHPLLTLPNVTVSGHIGFYSEESIQQAQSDAAEQVVEAMEGRPPAFLVNRQVLERPAR; encoded by the coding sequence GTGACCGGCACGTCCTGGTTCTGCATTCGCACGGAGTCGCGGCGTCTGCCGTCGTACGACATTCGCGTCGAGCGGAAGATCCTCGAAGCGAAGGGTGCCCGCGTCGAATCGATCGACATGGACGACCCGGAGGCGTTCGACCGGGCCGCGCCGCTCGTCGACGCGGTGCTCCACTCCCGCGGGGTCCTCGACGCGGCGCGCATCGACCGGCTCAGCCGCTGCCGGATCATCGCCCACTACGGCACCGGCGTCGACCGGGTCGACGTGGCCGCGGCCACCGCGCGCGGCATCTGGGTGACGAACGGACCGCGCTACGCCGTCGACGAAGTCTCGTCCCACGCGATCGCGCTGCTGCTGGCCGTCGCCCGGAAGATCGTCGCCGCCGACCGGGCCGTCCGCGCCGGCGCCTGGCACATCAAGCCGATCGTGCCGCTCCACCGCATCGCGGGGCGGACGCTCGGGCTGCTCGGCTTCGGCAATATCGCCCGGGCCACGGGCCGCAAAGGCCGGGCGCTCGGACTGGAGGTCATCGCGTACGATCCGTACCTCGACGCGTCCGTGTTCCGCGACGAAGGCGTCCGGGCCGTTGACCTGCGCGCCTGTCTCGCCGAAGCCGACATGCTCTCGATCCACCTGCCGCTCACGGAAGAGACGCGGGGCATCATCTCGCGGGAGGCGCTCGGCTTGATGAAACCCGGCGCCGTGCTGGTGAACACGTCGCGCGGCCCCGTCGTCGACGAGGCCGCCCTCGTCGAGGCGCTGCGGTCGGGCCGTCTGGCCGGCGCCGGTCTCGACGTGTTCGAGCAGGAGCCGCTGCGAACGGATCACCCGCTGCTCACGCTCCCCAACGTGACGGTGTCCGGGCACATCGGCTTCTATTCGGAGGAATCGATCCAGCAGGCGCAGAGCGACGCGGCCGAGCAGGTGGTCGAAGCGATGGAAGGCCGTCCGCCCGCGTTTCTCGTCAACCGCCAGGTGCTCGAGCGGCCGGCCCGCTGA
- a CDS encoding DegT/DnrJ/EryC1/StrS family aminotransferase, with protein MTPEVRAKMEIPYKFPYPVTDEMQRVVADVLRRRIHYFGPYTEALETKLAALSGARRAVAASSGSACLLLGLHACGVRMGDEVIMPANIYAGVPEAALQLGATPVLVDIDPRTYNIAVDQVEAALSPRTRAIAVQHSYGHAVDMDPLRRLAEPRGVRILEDAAHALGGRYKDRPTGALGDVGVFAFSNKGISACGVGGAATAADERLAQDLVDRRYHGRRDGYETHVLGYNFRLTEMVAAVASCQLDQLPAWNAQRRRNADDYTRRLDDAGVPLGLPVELPYAGHTFLHYVVRLDARDALMDHLRVGGVTTSVHYPVPVHRHEAFTGRLPYREGQFPAAEAACREILSLPCHPAVGEAEIEYVVAGIAEFYRGHRQKGRSGEGRA; from the coding sequence ATGACCCCGGAGGTTCGGGCGAAGATGGAGATCCCTTACAAGTTTCCCTATCCCGTGACGGACGAGATGCAGCGTGTCGTGGCGGACGTGCTGCGGCGCCGGATTCACTACTTCGGGCCGTACACGGAGGCGCTCGAGACCAAGCTGGCCGCGCTGAGCGGAGCCCGCCGGGCCGTCGCGGCGTCGTCGGGCAGCGCGTGCCTGCTCCTCGGGCTGCACGCGTGCGGGGTGCGGATGGGCGACGAGGTTATCATGCCGGCCAACATTTACGCCGGCGTGCCGGAAGCCGCGCTGCAGCTCGGCGCCACACCGGTTCTCGTCGACATCGACCCGCGCACCTACAATATCGCCGTAGATCAGGTGGAAGCGGCGCTCTCGCCCCGCACGCGCGCCATCGCCGTGCAGCACAGCTACGGACACGCGGTCGACATGGATCCGCTGCGGCGGCTCGCCGAGCCGCGCGGCGTGCGGATCCTCGAGGACGCCGCGCACGCCCTCGGCGGCCGGTATAAGGACCGGCCCACCGGCGCGCTCGGCGACGTCGGGGTGTTCGCGTTCAGCAACAAGGGGATCTCCGCGTGCGGGGTCGGCGGCGCCGCGACGGCGGCCGACGAGCGGCTGGCGCAGGACCTGGTGGACCGCCGCTACCACGGCCGCCGGGACGGCTACGAGACGCACGTGCTCGGGTACAATTTCCGCCTCACCGAGATGGTCGCCGCCGTCGCGTCCTGTCAGCTGGACCAGCTGCCGGCGTGGAACGCGCAGCGGCGGCGCAACGCGGACGACTACACGCGGCGGCTGGACGATGCCGGCGTCCCGCTCGGGCTCCCGGTCGAGCTGCCGTACGCCGGGCACACCTTCTTACATTACGTCGTCCGGCTCGACGCCCGCGACGCGCTGATGGACCACCTGCGGGTCGGCGGGGTGACGACGTCCGTGCACTATCCGGTGCCGGTGCATCGGCACGAAGCGTTCACCGGCCGCCTGCCCTACCGTGAGGGCCAATTCCCCGCGGCCGAGGCGGCCTGCCGGGAAATTCTCTCGCTGCCGTGCCATCCCGCCGTCGGAGAAGCGGAGATCGAGTACGTCGTCGCGGGCATCGCCGAGTTCTACCGCGGGCACCGTCAAAAAGGACGGAGCGGGGAGGGACGGGCATGA
- a CDS encoding aminotransferase class I/II-fold pyridoxal phosphate-dependent enzyme produces the protein MATRTVAFRPVVDQEMKDAACRVLDSGHYIRTSPFEASEGKALEEEFGAFLAAPGEPRLHVANVANGTAAMHLAWLAQGVGPGDEVIIPANTFVSVAHCVSLVGAKPVPVDVDPDTYNMDPASAAAAITPRTRAIMPVHTAGHPADLDPILDLARRHDLLVIEDA, from the coding sequence ATGGCCACCCGCACCGTCGCCTTCCGGCCCGTCGTCGACCAGGAAATGAAAGACGCCGCGTGCCGGGTGCTGGATTCCGGGCATTACATCCGCACGTCCCCCTTTGAGGCGTCGGAAGGGAAGGCGCTCGAGGAAGAGTTCGGCGCGTTTCTCGCGGCGCCCGGCGAGCCCCGCCTCCACGTGGCGAACGTGGCCAACGGGACCGCGGCGATGCACCTGGCGTGGCTCGCGCAGGGCGTCGGACCGGGCGACGAGGTGATCATTCCGGCCAACACGTTCGTCAGCGTGGCCCACTGCGTATCGCTCGTCGGCGCGAAGCCGGTCCCGGTCGACGTCGATCCGGATACGTACAACATGGACCCGGCGTCGGCGGCCGCCGCGATCACGCCGCGCACCCGCGCGATCATGCCGGTCCACACGGCGGGTCATCCGGCCGACCTCGATCCGATCCTCGATCTGGCGCGGCGGCACGATCTGTTGGTGATCGAGGACGCGT
- a CDS encoding DegT/DnrJ/EryC1/StrS family aminotransferase, whose product MKIPYRAPVVTDEMRRKALEVLESGTTFGGPETEGFEVELARLCGMRYGVTANSGTSVTMLALDARSIGPGDEVVMAANAYIGVLAAVVKLGATPVFVEVEADTGNISPDAAAAAITAKTRAVVPLHMYGFPCDMDPIVAAAGAREVFVLEDAAHALGAEYKGRPAGGLGDAGFFSFSGKMITVFSTGGAVVTNDRRLAESASSLRDQGRLRDEKVSFIRRTDATWYDQRWIGYNMHLSEMAAALGRLQLRLLPTFTEHRRNAAAYYTKRFGDAGLPVRLPPARPWANPSYLHYAIWTPKRDEMVEFLREREIGVGVHYPRPLHLLEPVQARYGTREGQFPIAERLCRENMSLPVGPHMTGEMLARVADTVIAFFKEGRAA is encoded by the coding sequence ATGAAGATTCCGTACCGCGCGCCGGTCGTCACGGACGAGATGCGGCGCAAAGCGCTCGAGGTGCTCGAAAGTGGAACGACGTTCGGCGGGCCGGAGACCGAGGGCTTCGAGGTGGAGCTGGCGCGGCTGTGCGGCATGCGCTACGGCGTCACCGCCAACTCCGGCACGTCGGTCACGATGCTCGCGCTCGACGCGCGCAGCATCGGGCCGGGTGACGAGGTGGTCATGGCCGCGAACGCCTACATCGGCGTCCTCGCCGCGGTCGTCAAGCTCGGGGCGACGCCGGTGTTCGTCGAGGTCGAGGCGGACACTGGCAACATCTCACCGGACGCGGCCGCCGCCGCGATCACGGCGAAGACCCGCGCCGTCGTGCCGCTGCACATGTACGGGTTCCCGTGCGACATGGATCCGATCGTCGCCGCGGCCGGGGCGCGGGAGGTGTTCGTGCTCGAGGACGCCGCCCACGCGCTCGGCGCCGAGTACAAGGGCCGCCCGGCGGGCGGGCTCGGCGACGCGGGGTTCTTCAGCTTCTCGGGCAAGATGATCACGGTGTTCAGCACCGGCGGCGCCGTCGTGACCAACGACCGCCGTCTCGCGGAGAGCGCCTCGAGTCTGCGCGATCAGGGCCGGCTGCGGGACGAGAAGGTCAGCTTCATCCGGCGCACGGACGCGACCTGGTACGACCAGCGCTGGATCGGCTACAACATGCACCTGTCGGAGATGGCCGCGGCGCTGGGCCGGTTGCAGCTGCGCCTGCTCCCGACGTTCACGGAGCACCGCCGGAACGCGGCCGCGTACTACACGAAGCGGTTCGGCGACGCGGGGCTGCCGGTCCGGCTGCCTCCGGCCAGGCCGTGGGCCAACCCGTCCTACCTGCACTACGCGATCTGGACGCCGAAGCGCGACGAGATGGTGGAGTTCCTGCGCGAACGAGAGATCGGCGTGGGCGTGCACTATCCGCGGCCGCTCCACCTGCTCGAGCCGGTGCAGGCGCGGTACGGCACGCGCGAGGGGCAGTTCCCGATCGCCGAACGGCTGTGCCGCGAGAACATGTCGCTGCCGGTCGGCCCGCACATGACCGGCGAGATGCTGGCGCGCGTGGCGGACACGGTGATCGCGTTCTTCAAGGAGGGCCGCGCCGCCTGA
- a CDS encoding PIG-L deacetylase family protein: MAKDRVLCISAHAADFCVRAGGTLARYAASGSDVRVVVVSPGARGESNEFWKARQGKTTEDEVAEVRRGEARAAAEILGVELVFYDYRDQPLTFDYERLMRLVREIRTFRPRVIITHPAKEPYNPDHTTTYEATMEAAYYTSLAGVEPDLPVLAPTQIFACEPTQPLTEMTGFVPDHFIDITDVMDAKMRATAEFRAQPYHVERYRTRSQQRGTQAAYVAGDPGIKFAEAFQRLTPWQGRLFP; encoded by the coding sequence GTGGCCAAGGATCGCGTGTTGTGCATCAGCGCCCATGCCGCCGACTTCTGCGTGCGCGCGGGCGGAACGCTCGCCCGCTACGCCGCGTCCGGCTCCGACGTGCGGGTGGTCGTCGTCAGCCCGGGAGCGCGCGGCGAGTCGAACGAGTTCTGGAAGGCCCGTCAAGGCAAGACGACGGAAGACGAGGTCGCGGAGGTCCGCCGGGGGGAGGCGCGCGCGGCCGCGGAGATTCTCGGCGTCGAGCTCGTCTTCTACGACTACCGCGACCAGCCGCTCACGTTCGACTACGAGCGGCTGATGCGGCTCGTCCGGGAGATCCGGACATTCCGGCCGCGGGTCATCATCACGCACCCCGCGAAGGAGCCGTACAACCCGGACCACACCACGACGTATGAGGCGACGATGGAAGCCGCCTACTACACGAGTCTCGCCGGCGTGGAGCCGGACCTGCCGGTGCTGGCCCCGACGCAGATCTTCGCCTGCGAGCCGACGCAGCCGCTCACGGAAATGACCGGGTTCGTCCCCGATCACTTCATCGACATCACGGATGTGATGGACGCGAAGATGCGCGCCACCGCGGAATTCCGCGCGCAGCCGTACCACGTCGAGCGCTACCGCACCCGCTCGCAGCAGCGCGGCACGCAGGCCGCCTACGTGGCCGGCGATCCCGGCATCAAGTTCGCCGAGGCGTTCCAGCGGCTGACGCCGTGGCAGGGACGGCTGTTCCCGTAG
- a CDS encoding ABC transporter substrate-binding protein, which translates to MARRHDRSDRKDGLSRRDLLRLAGAGAGFSLLGMLKDARPALGAASSSTLTIGGAGFDIKTLDPGRELENGANNIDHATYDSLVTFEGEDLRTPKPSLATGWTVSQDGKTYTFKLRPNVKFASGNPLTSADFKWSIDRVRYLKGNAAFLLEGLDEVQTPDPLTVVIRMTEPHPAILPILSSPVLSAVDSKLVAANGGDASPDARTKDQAEAYLNAHSAGTGAFMLQSYTPKQEIVLVKNPNHWRGAPRIDRVVLRNVAEPSAQELMIKKGDLDVATGIGADQVRSLAGVPGVTVKTSLASTLVYVMMNQNPQVGGPFANPKVVQAVRAALDYQGMLALAGKGALRQAGIIPNNFPGALPAAEAARTDREHAKRLLREANLGEISGSLTFASDLVFYGIQANLIAQKVQEDLGAVGIKINLNGLPYSVAIQQYRDGKNQLGIWQWAADYPDVSDYLVFVPGRTVAKRTGWMPDASAEAQQITQLAKTTETEINTAKRVALYQRLNRMIASYGPWAPLFQPVTPYAFRSNVRGVTFASAWMVDYYTVSKT; encoded by the coding sequence ATGGCACGTAGGCACGACAGGTCCGATCGGAAAGACGGTCTCTCGCGGCGCGATCTGCTGCGCCTGGCCGGCGCCGGCGCCGGGTTTTCGCTCCTCGGCATGCTGAAGGACGCCCGCCCCGCGCTGGGCGCCGCGTCGTCGTCGACGCTCACCATCGGCGGCGCCGGATTCGACATCAAGACGCTGGACCCGGGCCGGGAACTCGAAAACGGCGCCAACAACATCGATCACGCGACATACGACTCGCTCGTGACGTTCGAGGGCGAGGACCTCAGGACGCCGAAGCCGTCGCTCGCCACCGGCTGGACCGTCTCGCAGGACGGCAAGACATACACCTTCAAGCTGCGCCCGAACGTCAAGTTTGCAAGCGGCAACCCGCTGACGTCGGCGGACTTCAAGTGGTCGATCGACCGCGTGCGGTACCTGAAGGGCAACGCCGCGTTTCTGCTCGAGGGCCTGGATGAGGTGCAGACGCCGGACCCCCTCACGGTCGTCATCCGGATGACGGAGCCGCATCCCGCGATCCTGCCGATTCTGTCGAGCCCGGTCCTGAGCGCCGTCGACAGCAAGCTCGTCGCGGCAAACGGAGGCGACGCGAGCCCGGACGCCAGGACCAAGGACCAGGCGGAAGCCTATCTCAACGCCCACTCCGCCGGCACGGGCGCGTTCATGCTTCAGAGCTACACGCCGAAGCAGGAGATCGTCCTCGTCAAGAACCCCAATCACTGGCGCGGCGCGCCGAGGATCGACCGCGTTGTTCTGCGCAACGTCGCCGAGCCGTCGGCGCAGGAGCTGATGATCAAGAAGGGCGACCTCGACGTGGCGACCGGCATCGGCGCCGATCAGGTCCGCAGCCTGGCGGGCGTTCCCGGCGTGACCGTCAAAACGAGCCTGGCGTCGACGCTCGTGTACGTGATGATGAACCAGAACCCGCAGGTCGGCGGGCCGTTCGCCAACCCCAAGGTCGTGCAGGCGGTCCGGGCCGCGCTCGACTATCAGGGCATGCTGGCCCTCGCCGGAAAGGGAGCGCTTCGGCAGGCCGGCATCATCCCGAACAACTTCCCGGGCGCGCTGCCGGCCGCGGAGGCGGCGAGGACGGACCGCGAGCACGCCAAGCGCCTCCTGCGCGAGGCGAACCTCGGCGAGATCAGCGGGTCGCTCACGTTCGCGAGCGACCTCGTCTTCTACGGGATCCAGGCGAACCTGATCGCCCAGAAGGTGCAGGAAGATCTCGGGGCGGTCGGCATCAAGATCAACCTGAACGGCCTGCCGTACAGCGTCGCGATCCAGCAGTACCGCGACGGCAAGAACCAGCTCGGCATCTGGCAGTGGGCCGCCGACTACCCCGACGTGAGCGACTACCTGGTCTTCGTGCCCGGCCGCACGGTGGCGAAGCGCACCGGCTGGATGCCGGACGCCAGCGCGGAGGCCCAGCAGATCACGCAGCTCGCCAAGACGACGGAAACCGAGATCAACACGGCGAAGCGGGTGGCGCTGTACCAGCGGCTCAACCGGATGATCGCCTCGTACGGCCCGTGGGCGCCGCTGTTCCAGCCGGTCACGCCGTACGCGTTCCGGTCCAACGTGCGCGGCGTCACGTTCGCGAGCGCCTGGATGGTCGACTACTACACGGTGAGCAAGACGTAG